The proteins below come from a single Tachypleus tridentatus isolate NWPU-2018 chromosome 13, ASM421037v1, whole genome shotgun sequence genomic window:
- the LOC143238962 gene encoding LOW QUALITY PROTEIN: developmentally-regulated GTP-binding protein 2-like (The sequence of the model RefSeq protein was modified relative to this genomic sequence to represent the inferred CDS: inserted 1 base in 1 codon) encodes MGILDKISEIXKEITRTQKNKATEYHLGVLKAKLAKYRAQLIEPSGKKEKGEGFDVMKSGDARVALIGFPSVGKSTLLNTLTDTHSESAAYEFTTLTCIPGVIQYEGANIQLLDLPGIIEGASQGKGRGRQVIAVARTADLVLMMLDATKGEIQRKLLEKELESVGIRLNKSKPNIYFKEKKAGGIAFNSTCALTMCDEKLVQMILHEYKIFNAEVLFREDCSPDEFIDVIARNRVYLPCLYVLNKIDQVSIEEVDRLARQPHTVVVSCNMKLNLDCLLEHLWENLALIRIYTKKRGRKYIEN; translated from the exons CAACCGAGTACCATCTGGGGGTTCTGAAAGCTAAACTAGCAAAATATCGTGCTCAGTTGATTGAACCttctggaaaaaaagaaaag GGGGAAGGTTTTGATGTTATGAAATCAGGTGATGCTCGTGTAGCACTTATTGGGTTTCCATCTGTTGGGAAG TCTACTCTGCTTAACACACTGACAGATACCCACAGTGAATCAGCAGCATATGAGTTTACAACACTGACCTGTATTCCTGGAGTTATTCAG TATGAAGGTGCCAATATACAACTTCTAGATTTGCCTGGAATCATAGAAGGTGCTTCTCAAG GAAAGGGTAGGGGACGTCAAGTAATTGCAGTAGCACGCACAGCTGATTTGGTGCTAATGATGTTGGATGCTACTAAAGGTGAAATCCAAAG gaaACTGCTTGAGAAAGAGTTGGAGAGTGTAGGAATTAGGCTTAACAAAAGTAAGCCTAATATCTATTTTAAG gaGAAAAAAGCTGGAGGTATTGCATTTAATTCAACATGTGCTCTGACCATGTGTGATGAGAAACTTGTTCAAATGATACTACATGAGTACA AGATATTTAATGCAGAAGTCCTGTTCAGAGAAGACTGCAGTCCAGATGAATTCATTGACGTAATTGCTCGAAATCGTGTGTACTTACCCTGCTTGTATGTCTTGAACAAGATTGATCAGGTGTCAATTGAAGAAGTGGACAGGCTTGCTAGACAACCTCACACTGTTGTAGTGAG cTGTAACATGAAGCTCAACTTAGACTGCTTACTTGAACATCTTTGGGAAAATCTTGCTCTAATTAGAATCTATACCAAGAAAAGAGGACGTAAGTATATAGAAAACTAA